The Bacteroidia bacterium genome includes a region encoding these proteins:
- a CDS encoding DUF6786 family protein produces MNKLISLCAFLVLLACTPDSNQEQAKQNRQEKTDHSKGSFGYDLNFLRQHYDDLLLLQDEDAQVIVSPALQGRVMTSTAEGESGKSFGWLNYELIESGEIEEHFNPTGGEERFWLGPEGGQFSIFFKAGASFEFDNWYVPKEIDTEPFELVSKTSQEARFKKSMELTNYSGTDFKLKVDRVVRLMDRSKTEELLSVKIPENTKWIGFETENSIQNTGDQVWNGASGMLSIWILSMFKPSPSTTVIVPFKAGSESDLGKIVTDDYFGKVPADRLILKEEVMFFKADGNKRSKIGISPQRALPISGSYDAENGVLTVAHYSLSKKNAPYVNSLWEIQEEPFKGDAVNAYNDGPLENGDQLGPFYEIESSSPAASLEAGDCLTHFHRTFHFRGTLRELNQLSLSIFKLSIEEIEAVFD; encoded by the coding sequence ATGAATAAGCTAATATCCCTCTGTGCCTTTCTTGTCTTATTGGCTTGTACGCCTGATTCAAATCAGGAGCAAGCAAAGCAGAATAGGCAGGAAAAAACGGATCATTCAAAAGGCAGCTTTGGCTATGACTTGAATTTTCTTAGGCAACACTACGATGACCTTTTACTTTTGCAGGACGAAGATGCGCAAGTAATTGTTTCTCCCGCTTTACAAGGGCGGGTAATGACGAGTACTGCTGAAGGGGAAAGCGGGAAAAGTTTTGGCTGGCTCAATTATGAACTGATTGAATCGGGCGAAATAGAGGAGCACTTTAATCCTACGGGAGGGGAAGAGCGATTTTGGTTAGGACCCGAAGGTGGGCAGTTTTCTATATTCTTCAAAGCGGGGGCTTCCTTTGAATTCGACAATTGGTACGTACCCAAAGAAATTGATACGGAGCCTTTTGAGTTGGTATCAAAAACCTCACAAGAAGCTCGTTTTAAAAAATCGATGGAATTGACAAACTACTCGGGTACGGACTTTAAGCTAAAGGTCGATCGGGTAGTTCGATTGATGGATCGATCCAAAACCGAAGAATTATTATCGGTCAAAATTCCAGAAAATACAAAATGGATTGGATTTGAAACCGAGAATAGCATTCAGAATACTGGGGATCAGGTCTGGAATGGAGCATCCGGCATGCTCTCAATTTGGATTCTAAGCATGTTCAAACCATCCCCCTCAACGACCGTTATCGTGCCCTTTAAAGCCGGCAGTGAATCGGATTTAGGCAAAATTGTAACCGATGATTATTTCGGAAAAGTTCCTGCCGATCGCCTTATCCTAAAAGAGGAGGTGATGTTTTTTAAGGCAGACGGCAATAAGCGAAGCAAGATTGGTATTTCCCCCCAAAGGGCTTTACCTATAAGCGGAAGCTATGATGCCGAAAATGGTGTCCTGACTGTTGCCCACTATTCTCTTTCTAAAAAAAATGCGCCTTATGTGAATTCTTTATGGGAAATTCAGGAAGAACCCTTTAAGGGTGACGCAGTCAATGCCTATAATGATGGCCCCTTGGAGAATGGGGATCAATTAGGTCCGTTTTATGAAATCGAAAGTTCTTCGCCAGCAGCATCTTTGGAAGCAGGGGACTGTTTAACCCACTTTCATCGAACCTTCCACTTTAGGGGAACGCTCAGGGAGTTGAATCAACTAAGCCTTTCTATTTTTAAGCTTTCTATAGAGGAAATCGAAGCCGTATTTGACTAG
- a CDS encoding arsenosugar biosynthesis-associated peroxidase-like protein, whose product MSNTYYNPKDLNKFGDVSEWQPELGEKYFEYYGSVFKDGELSAREKALIALAVSHAIQCPYCIDMYTKNAVVKGYDEGQMMEALHVATAIQSGSVLIHGVQMMQKAEEIMM is encoded by the coding sequence ATGTCAAATACGTATTATAATCCCAAAGACCTCAACAAATTCGGCGATGTTTCCGAATGGCAACCCGAACTGGGTGAAAAGTATTTTGAGTACTACGGTTCTGTCTTCAAAGACGGAGAACTAAGCGCCAGAGAAAAAGCTTTGATCGCATTGGCCGTATCACACGCCATCCAATGCCCTTACTGCATCGACATGTACACCAAAAATGCAGTAGTTAAAGGTTATGACGAAGGACAAATGATGGAAGCCCTCCATGTAGCAACAGCTATCCAAAGCGGATCTGTGCTCATACATGGCGTCCAAATGATGCAAAAGGCTGAAGAAATCATGATGTAG
- a CDS encoding VOC family protein, translating to MIAKLSHASIYVLDQESAYDFYVNKLGFKVHTDAPMGPDMRWLTVTPPEQPDLEITLMPIKAGMMYDQETADALATLVKKGTFGFGVFECNDIYATYEELKAKGVEFKKEPTKEFYGIEALFKDDSGNWFSLGQKKEAPQS from the coding sequence ATGATTGCAAAATTATCACACGCCAGTATTTATGTACTGGACCAGGAAAGTGCTTATGATTTCTACGTCAATAAGCTGGGATTCAAGGTTCATACTGATGCACCCATGGGACCGGATATGAGATGGCTGACCGTAACTCCTCCCGAGCAACCTGATTTAGAAATCACCCTTATGCCGATTAAAGCGGGCATGATGTACGATCAGGAAACGGCAGACGCATTGGCTACGCTTGTCAAAAAAGGAACCTTTGGGTTCGGGGTATTTGAATGCAATGACATTTATGCCACCTATGAAGAACTCAAGGCTAAGGGAGTTGAATTTAAGAAAGAGCCGACCAAAGAATTCTATGGAATAGAGGCCTTATTCAAAGATGATTCCGGAAATTGGTTTTCCCTAGGACAAAAGAAAGAAGCCCCTCAATCCTGA
- a CDS encoding AraC family transcriptional regulator, with protein sequence MKKMSGEVYPKVYLYRRVVQAKLYIDAHFSEKLDLDAISDEAYFSKYHFLRLFKKIYGKTPYQYLMSVRMARAKVLLEQGNSVSEVCFLVGHDSLTSFTGLFKRKTGLSPSQFQKEHKLLKADQAKTPLKYVPNCFAEFNGWTENSNFEEVKD encoded by the coding sequence ATGAAAAAAATGTCAGGCGAAGTTTATCCCAAAGTGTATTTGTATCGCAGAGTGGTTCAGGCCAAACTCTACATAGATGCACATTTTTCGGAAAAACTGGACCTGGATGCCATTTCGGATGAAGCTTATTTCTCCAAATATCACTTTCTCCGCCTCTTCAAAAAAATATACGGAAAGACCCCTTACCAGTATTTGATGTCAGTACGTATGGCTCGGGCAAAAGTATTGCTAGAGCAAGGCAATTCGGTATCTGAAGTATGTTTTTTGGTGGGTCATGACAGCCTCACTTCTTTTACCGGCTTATTTAAACGAAAGACCGGCCTTAGCCCCTCACAATTTCAAAAGGAACATAAACTCCTCAAAGCGGATCAGGCAAAAACCCCCCTGAAATATGTTCCCAACTGCTTTGCAGAATTTAACGGCTGGACAGAAAATAGCAATTTTGAAGAAGTTAAAGATTGA
- a CDS encoding ThuA domain-containing protein produces MRQLTFAIALFWAFSISCTPTEKNETESPQSDSPSKLKALIIDGQNNHGVWPKTTMMMKDYLEETELFEVDIERTAFTYQGPHSDPSVGGEENRKQLIAQYPIEGGKATEMTEEPQADPDFSPDFNAYDLVISNLGWKASEWPDETKAAFETYMAEGGGLIVVHAANNSFGDWDAYNEMIGLGGWGGRGQHTGPYVYIDDNREMVRDEGEGECGSHGLQHEYQITIQNTEHPITKGLPLHWLHTKDELYDRLRGPAKNMTILATAYSDVDKNASNFSPLKGTNRNEPMLMTIDYGEGRVFHMVMGHTDYSLECVGFITTFKRGAEWAATGEVTQKDIPEDFPMPNKSSQRKWK; encoded by the coding sequence ATGAGACAGTTAACATTTGCTATTGCCCTATTTTGGGCTTTCTCGATTTCCTGTACACCGACAGAAAAAAATGAAACAGAAAGTCCCCAATCTGATTCTCCTTCTAAATTAAAAGCCCTGATCATAGATGGTCAGAATAATCATGGCGTTTGGCCCAAAACCACCATGATGATGAAAGACTATTTGGAAGAGACTGAGCTTTTCGAGGTTGATATTGAACGAACAGCTTTTACCTATCAGGGTCCTCATTCTGACCCAAGTGTTGGAGGGGAAGAGAATAGAAAACAACTTATTGCCCAGTATCCGATAGAAGGAGGCAAGGCAACAGAAATGACAGAAGAGCCTCAGGCAGATCCGGATTTTAGTCCTGATTTTAATGCGTATGATCTGGTCATTTCAAATCTGGGCTGGAAAGCCAGTGAATGGCCTGATGAAACTAAAGCCGCTTTTGAGACCTATATGGCAGAAGGAGGTGGACTGATAGTTGTGCACGCTGCTAACAATTCCTTCGGAGATTGGGATGCCTATAATGAAATGATTGGCCTTGGCGGTTGGGGAGGAAGAGGCCAACATACAGGGCCTTATGTATATATAGATGACAATCGGGAAATGGTCAGAGATGAAGGGGAAGGGGAGTGCGGTTCTCATGGTTTGCAACATGAATATCAGATCACGATTCAAAATACAGAACACCCGATTACCAAAGGATTGCCTTTGCACTGGCTACACACCAAAGATGAACTCTATGATCGTCTTAGAGGTCCTGCAAAAAATATGACCATTCTCGCTACGGCCTATTCGGATGTAGATAAAAATGCCTCCAACTTCTCCCCCCTAAAAGGAACCAATCGGAATGAACCTATGCTAATGACGATTGATTATGGAGAAGGTCGGGTATTTCATATGGTCATGGGACATACAGATTATTCATTGGAATGTGTGGGTTTCATCACCACCTTTAAACGGGGGGCTGAGTGGGCTGCTACAGGAGAAGTTACCCAAAAGGATATTCCAGAGGATTTTCCCATGCCTAATAAGTCCAGCCAAAGAAAGTGGAAGTAA
- a CDS encoding NAD(P)H-binding protein, which produces MKNVIIAGASGMVGSHALEYCLEHPEVGTLTSLVRKASGKSHPKLKEIVHDNFLDYSSIIDAFKNQDLALFCIGVYTGDVGKEKFREITVDIPQAFAKALQSQNEHINFCLLSGAGADRTEKSRTMFARDKGAIENILDAMDLGEFHSFRPAYIYPVVPRDEPNLMYRVSRWLYKPLISKLGKNSSIKSTDLARAMVKLGLEGGGMKILENKDILDVLS; this is translated from the coding sequence ATGAAAAATGTCATCATAGCAGGAGCCAGCGGAATGGTAGGTTCGCATGCACTTGAATATTGCTTGGAACACCCGGAAGTAGGAACGCTAACTTCTTTGGTCAGAAAGGCCAGTGGAAAATCTCATCCCAAACTCAAAGAGATCGTTCACGATAATTTCCTGGATTACAGTTCCATTATAGATGCTTTTAAGAATCAGGATCTAGCTTTATTCTGTATTGGAGTCTATACAGGAGATGTTGGCAAGGAAAAATTCAGGGAAATAACGGTCGATATTCCGCAGGCATTTGCAAAAGCGCTGCAATCACAAAATGAACATATCAATTTCTGCTTATTGAGTGGTGCGGGGGCAGATCGGACAGAAAAAAGCCGAACCATGTTTGCCCGGGATAAAGGAGCGATTGAAAATATCCTGGATGCTATGGATTTGGGCGAATTTCATTCCTTTCGTCCCGCCTATATTTATCCGGTAGTTCCGCGAGATGAGCCCAACCTCATGTACAGAGTCTCTCGCTGGCTGTATAAACCTCTGATTTCTAAGTTGGGAAAAAATTCGTCCATCAAATCCACTGATCTTGCAAGGGCGATGGTGAAACTTGGTCTTGAAGGTGGGGGTATGAAGATTTTGGAAAACAAGGACATCCTGGATGTATTGAGCTAG
- the arsS gene encoding arsenosugar biosynthesis radical SAM protein ArsS (Some members of this family are selenoproteins.) produces MALTTKSLKKSNNSLANPERQWEILEHTEGMSFKPFKQEMEGLDLFPLKPSGIEILQINVGKMCNQVCKHCHVDAGPDRKEIMTRETMQLCLEAIKNSDIHTVDLTGGAPEMNPDFRWFVEELSALGKHIIVRCNLTIIVANKKYYDLPEFFKKHNIEVVSSLPYFAAKRTDAQRGEGVFEKSIRALKMLNEVGYGKEGSELKLNLVYNPSGAFLPDHQEALQAQFKKKLQEGYEIDFHELFAITNLPISRFLEYLIRTENYESYMEELANAFNPMAAEQVMCRNTVSVSWDGYLYDCDFNQMLELKLEGKAQHLKDWNTEEIGKRNIILGQHCYGCTAGAGSSCGGTTA; encoded by the coding sequence ATGGCACTTACAACTAAGTCCCTGAAAAAAAGTAATAACTCCCTGGCTAATCCTGAGCGTCAATGGGAGATCCTGGAACATACCGAAGGCATGTCTTTCAAGCCGTTCAAACAGGAAATGGAAGGACTTGATCTCTTTCCCCTAAAACCCAGCGGCATAGAAATCCTGCAGATCAATGTTGGCAAGATGTGTAATCAAGTCTGTAAACATTGCCATGTGGATGCAGGGCCGGATCGAAAAGAGATCATGACCCGTGAAACCATGCAGCTTTGTCTGGAAGCAATCAAGAACTCGGATATCCATACCGTAGACCTGACGGGGGGAGCACCCGAAATGAATCCGGACTTTCGCTGGTTTGTAGAAGAACTCTCAGCACTAGGCAAGCATATCATAGTCCGTTGCAACCTCACCATCATAGTAGCCAATAAGAAATACTATGATCTGCCTGAATTCTTCAAAAAACATAACATAGAGGTAGTCTCTTCCTTGCCCTATTTTGCAGCCAAAAGAACAGATGCTCAGAGAGGGGAGGGGGTTTTTGAAAAATCCATCCGTGCGCTGAAGATGCTCAATGAGGTAGGCTATGGAAAAGAAGGTTCTGAACTCAAACTAAATCTGGTCTATAATCCATCCGGAGCTTTTCTCCCGGATCATCAGGAGGCCTTGCAAGCCCAATTCAAGAAGAAACTCCAGGAAGGCTATGAAATCGACTTCCACGAACTCTTTGCCATTACCAATCTTCCTATTAGTCGCTTTCTTGAATACCTGATTCGTACCGAGAATTACGAAAGCTATATGGAAGAACTGGCCAATGCCTTCAATCCCATGGCCGCGGAACAGGTCATGTGTAGAAATACCGTTTCGGTAAGTTGGGATGGCTATCTCTACGATTGCGATTTCAATCAGATGCTGGAGCTTAAGTTGGAAGGGAAAGCGCAGCATTTGAAAGACTGGAATACGGAGGAAATCGGCAAGAGAAATATCATCCTGGGTCAACATTGCTATGGATGTACTGCAGGTGCCGGTTCCAGTTGTGGCGGAACAACTGCATAA
- a CDS encoding SRPBCC domain-containing protein, with the protein MPDTYEIHHRFRIKAPIDEILRAIGSKEGLNSWWTEDAIADPKLGAEHTFYFAEHSIEWKAEVSKLDPATGFEWTFVQADEDWTGTQVGFEWEKREEMYHIHFYHIGWKNPNEHMYITNYCWALYLRLLKRFVERGEVTPYKDRTDY; encoded by the coding sequence ATGCCTGATACCTACGAAATACACCACCGTTTCCGGATCAAAGCTCCAATTGATGAAATTTTACGAGCCATTGGCAGCAAAGAAGGCCTCAATTCCTGGTGGACAGAAGATGCTATAGCAGATCCAAAACTAGGAGCTGAGCATACCTTCTATTTCGCTGAGCATAGTATTGAGTGGAAAGCTGAAGTCAGCAAACTGGATCCTGCTACAGGATTTGAGTGGACCTTTGTACAGGCTGATGAAGACTGGACCGGAACTCAGGTGGGATTTGAATGGGAGAAAAGGGAGGAAATGTACCACATCCATTTTTACCATATTGGCTGGAAAAATCCCAATGAGCATATGTACATCACCAATTATTGTTGGGCTTTGTATTTGCGTTTGTTGAAAAGGTTTGTGGAGAGGGGAGAGGTAACTCCTTATAAAGATAGAACTGACTATTAA
- a CDS encoding serine hydrolase domain-containing protein codes for MKKLLFVFLFLCSLLYAQNIDREKLNREIKNEIKDSYACSVEVYLKGSQVFNAHYGHADKEGRIAIDSSHLFNVASISKTITALGIMQLYEKGKLDFEDQLDKYFENIPADKAEISLRQLLTHTSGFKQSYAADRVTDREKALEKLLSLPLAYQPGESWSYSNVNYQLLAMIVELVSQESYETFIRKNIFEKAGMSQSRFWGEFEEGEYAKVASTLERLSKKTLRRNWGYIGSNGIYSTASDLSKLMLAYLKFELLSESSSQYMLNQKVKIREGLETAFAWFISTHDDGEEEIWTRGSESWGHNAVVSFFPKEDLMIVVCSNSGEEISANRKIRELVWTEFKGKD; via the coding sequence ATGAAAAAACTACTATTCGTATTTCTGTTTCTTTGCAGCCTCCTTTACGCCCAAAATATTGACAGAGAAAAGCTGAATCGCGAAATTAAAAATGAAATCAAGGATAGCTATGCCTGCTCAGTAGAGGTTTATCTGAAAGGTTCGCAGGTTTTCAATGCTCATTATGGACATGCTGATAAGGAAGGCCGTATTGCGATAGATAGTTCTCATCTCTTCAATGTAGCTTCTATATCTAAAACCATAACTGCTCTAGGCATCATGCAACTGTACGAAAAGGGGAAGCTGGATTTTGAGGATCAACTGGATAAATATTTTGAGAATATCCCTGCTGATAAAGCTGAAATTAGCCTTCGTCAATTGCTGACACATACTTCCGGATTCAAACAAAGTTATGCCGCTGACCGGGTCACTGATAGAGAGAAGGCCCTGGAAAAACTCTTGTCCCTCCCTTTAGCATATCAGCCGGGAGAATCCTGGTCCTATAGTAATGTAAATTATCAACTGCTTGCAATGATTGTTGAACTTGTAAGTCAGGAAAGCTATGAGACCTTTATCCGGAAAAATATATTTGAGAAAGCAGGGATGTCTCAAAGCCGTTTCTGGGGAGAGTTTGAGGAAGGCGAATATGCAAAAGTGGCTTCAACCCTTGAGCGTCTTTCCAAAAAAACCTTGAGAAGGAATTGGGGATATATTGGATCAAATGGCATTTATTCTACTGCTTCGGATTTATCCAAATTAATGCTTGCCTATCTCAAGTTTGAATTATTATCTGAAAGTTCCAGCCAATATATGCTCAATCAAAAAGTGAAAATAAGAGAGGGCCTTGAAACGGCATTCGCTTGGTTTATTTCTACACATGATGACGGGGAGGAAGAAATATGGACCCGGGGAAGCGAAAGTTGGGGACATAATGCAGTTGTCAGCTTCTTTCCGAAAGAAGATCTGATGATTGTCGTATGCTCCAATTCAGGCGAAGAAATCTCAGCCAATCGAAAGATCAGAGAGTTAGTATGGACGGAATTTAAGGGGAAAGACTAG
- a CDS encoding PIG-L family deacetylase: MKKVIVISAHPDDETLGCGGTLLKHKAAGDEIAWLITTGMRAELGFTEDRIQQRDQEIDQVAEAYGMTKVYKLNYPTTQLTSNTQLSMIPDVSKVFQEFQPEIIYVLNRSDAHSDHKFTFEAVAACTKSFRYPSIRKVLMYECISETEFAPALPEKVFIPNYYVDISDHFEQKCEIMKIFESELAEHPFPRSLRNIEALATFRGASVGFEYAEAFQVVKIIDA; this comes from the coding sequence ATGAAAAAAGTAATCGTCATTTCTGCCCATCCGGATGATGAAACCCTGGGATGCGGAGGCACCTTATTGAAACATAAAGCTGCAGGAGATGAAATAGCCTGGCTGATTACGACAGGCATGCGGGCAGAATTGGGATTTACGGAGGATAGGATTCAGCAAAGAGATCAGGAGATAGATCAGGTAGCTGAGGCTTATGGGATGACAAAAGTGTATAAACTCAATTACCCTACCACCCAACTCACGTCCAATACTCAGTTGAGCATGATTCCGGATGTATCCAAGGTATTTCAGGAATTCCAACCCGAGATCATTTATGTACTCAATCGATCTGATGCTCATTCGGATCATAAATTCACTTTTGAAGCGGTAGCAGCTTGTACCAAGTCCTTCCGCTATCCTTCGATTCGAAAGGTTTTGATGTACGAATGCATTTCAGAAACCGAATTTGCACCAGCTTTACCCGAAAAAGTCTTTATCCCGAATTACTACGTAGACATTTCGGATCATTTCGAGCAGAAGTGCGAGATCATGAAGATTTTTGAATCCGAATTGGCCGAGCATCCTTTCCCCCGCAGCCTGAGAAATATAGAAGCCCTGGCAACTTTCAGAGGAGCCAGTGTCGGCTTCGAATATGCCGAAGCCTTTCAAGTCGTCAAGATCATTGACGCCTAA
- a CDS encoding formyltransferase family protein, producing the protein MRIIFIGAVEFSYKALETIIREGGEVVGVVTKAESKVNADFKDLAPLCEKHNIPYKHVRSINHPNNIAWMQEKNPDILFCFGWSYLLKTEVLNLAPMGVIGYHPAELPKNRGRHPLIWAIALGLPSSASTFFFMDEGADTGDILSQQIFSIEEEEYAKDIYEKMQKTALDQIAAFLPQLENGTYKREVQDHSLANNWRKRGFKDGLIDFRMSSRNIYNLVRALSKPYVGASIMYQEEEVKIWRIEILDFAQVNLESGKVLDHEGTHLLVKTGDGAVRITEHTFTELPPKGTYL; encoded by the coding sequence ATGAGAATAATTTTTATAGGGGCTGTTGAATTTTCATACAAAGCACTGGAAACCATCATCCGGGAAGGCGGAGAAGTAGTAGGGGTGGTAACCAAAGCTGAGTCCAAAGTGAATGCCGATTTCAAGGATTTGGCACCTCTCTGTGAAAAGCACAACATTCCTTATAAACATGTTCGTAGCATCAACCATCCCAACAATATTGCCTGGATGCAGGAGAAAAATCCGGACATTCTCTTTTGCTTTGGATGGAGTTATCTGCTGAAAACGGAAGTATTAAATTTGGCTCCGATGGGAGTTATCGGCTATCATCCTGCAGAGCTTCCCAAGAATAGAGGTCGTCATCCTTTGATCTGGGCTATCGCTTTAGGCCTTCCTTCTTCTGCCTCGACTTTCTTTTTCATGGATGAGGGAGCGGATACCGGAGATATTCTTTCTCAGCAAATATTTAGCATAGAAGAGGAGGAATATGCGAAGGATATCTATGAAAAAATGCAAAAGACCGCTCTGGATCAGATTGCAGCCTTTCTTCCCCAACTAGAAAACGGAACCTATAAAAGAGAAGTACAAGACCACAGTCTGGCCAATAATTGGAGGAAGCGAGGCTTTAAAGATGGTTTGATTGATTTCCGCATGAGTTCGAGGAATATATACAATCTGGTGAGAGCCCTGAGCAAGCCCTATGTAGGGGCAAGTATCATGTATCAGGAAGAGGAGGTGAAGATTTGGCGAATTGAAATCCTCGATTTCGCGCAAGTGAATCTGGAATCGGGCAAGGTTCTGGATCATGAAGGAACTCATTTGCTGGTTAAGACCGGAGATGGAGCTGTCAGGATCACCGAACATACTTTCACTGAATTACCCCCCAAAGGAACATACCTATGA
- the neuC gene encoding UDP-N-acetylglucosamine 2-epimerase, whose translation MKRKVCVITGTRAEYGLMYWVMRELEQNPSIELQIIATGMHLSPEFGLTYKKIEEDGFPLHKKIEILLSSDTPVGISKSIGLGVISFAEAFEELQPDIIAVLGDRFEILAAAQAAMISRIPIAHFHGGEATEGLIDEPIRHSISKMSHLHFTATEEYKNRVIQLGEQPDRVFNVGALGIENINRLELYSKEQFEESIGFKLNKRNILITFHPVTLEHATARQQFQALLHALDKVEDCTLIFTKPNADTDGRIIIEMIDRYVSENSHKAVGFTSLGQIRYLSALQYMDGAVGNSSSGLIEVPSFKIATIDIGDRQKGRIKADSVISCEPTEAAISSALDKMFSPAFKESLTAVKNPYGTENPSKFIVEKIAEVELEGILKKEFYDLR comes from the coding sequence ATGAAAAGGAAAGTATGTGTGATCACAGGTACAAGAGCCGAGTACGGCCTGATGTATTGGGTCATGCGGGAATTGGAGCAAAATCCCTCTATCGAATTGCAGATCATAGCTACCGGGATGCATCTGTCCCCGGAATTTGGGCTTACCTATAAGAAGATCGAGGAAGATGGTTTTCCCCTCCATAAAAAGATTGAAATTCTGCTTTCTTCGGATACGCCTGTCGGTATTTCCAAAAGTATTGGCCTGGGCGTGATCAGTTTTGCCGAAGCCTTTGAAGAACTTCAACCCGATATCATAGCCGTTTTAGGTGATCGATTTGAGATTCTGGCGGCGGCTCAGGCAGCCATGATCAGCCGAATCCCAATTGCTCATTTTCATGGAGGAGAAGCAACAGAAGGTCTGATCGATGAACCTATTCGGCATTCGATCAGCAAAATGTCTCACCTGCACTTTACGGCTACAGAAGAATATAAAAACAGGGTGATCCAATTGGGTGAGCAGCCGGATCGCGTTTTTAATGTAGGTGCGCTTGGAATTGAGAATATCAACCGATTGGAGCTCTATAGCAAAGAGCAGTTTGAGGAATCCATAGGTTTCAAACTGAATAAGAGAAACATCCTGATAACCTTTCATCCGGTTACCCTGGAACATGCAACTGCCCGCCAGCAGTTTCAAGCCCTCTTACATGCCCTGGATAAGGTCGAAGATTGTACCTTAATCTTTACCAAGCCTAATGCAGATACAGATGGAAGGATCATTATAGAAATGATTGATCGCTATGTGAGTGAAAATTCCCATAAAGCTGTAGGTTTTACTTCTTTGGGACAAATCAGGTATTTATCTGCGCTCCAGTATATGGATGGGGCCGTGGGGAATTCATCCAGCGGTTTGATAGAAGTGCCGAGCTTTAAAATAGCGACCATTGATATAGGAGATCGACAGAAAGGAAGGATAAAAGCAGATAGTGTCATTTCCTGCGAACCTACGGAAGCCGCTATTTCCTCTGCCCTGGATAAAATGTTTAGCCCGGCTTTCAAAGAAAGCCTAACAGCTGTAAAAAATCCTTATGGCACTGAAAATCCTTCCAAATTCATCGTAGAAAAAATTGCAGAGGTTGAATTGGAGGGAATCCTGAAAAAAGAATTTTACGACCTAAGATAA
- a CDS encoding DsrE family protein, translated as MRFLILFSFLAMSTSLSAQAPHKSPGPLVPDFGAVWHVPNPEFETAKDIEYRVMFDIYNSPDDPERLNLALNSLARFMNMHAKAGVPAEKLHVVGIVHNKASWDLLMDEAYEAKFGVPNPNRKLIEQLTAAGAKFYQCGQSLYSRAVPRDKLMPEVEVALSAMTVIMNLQQEGYQLIKF; from the coding sequence ATGCGCTTTCTTATTTTATTTAGTTTTCTGGCAATGAGTACTTCTCTTTCCGCTCAGGCCCCTCATAAATCTCCCGGGCCTTTGGTGCCTGACTTTGGGGCTGTCTGGCATGTGCCCAATCCCGAGTTTGAGACTGCTAAAGATATTGAGTATCGGGTGATGTTTGACATTTATAATAGTCCGGATGATCCTGAGCGGTTAAATTTAGCCTTGAACAGTCTGGCTAGATTTATGAATATGCATGCGAAAGCGGGTGTGCCTGCCGAAAAGCTGCATGTGGTAGGTATTGTACATAATAAAGCTTCCTGGGATTTGTTGATGGATGAAGCTTATGAAGCAAAATTTGGAGTTCCCAATCCCAATCGGAAATTGATTGAGCAACTTACTGCTGCCGGAGCAAAATTCTATCAATGCGGACAGTCTTTATACTCTCGGGCAGTTCCCAGAGATAAATTGATGCCTGAGGTGGAAGTAGCACTTTCAGCTATGACTGTGATTATGAACTTGCAGCAAGAGGGGTATCAGCTGATTAAGTTTTAA